The following is a genomic window from Candidatus Acidiferrales bacterium.
CGGTTACGTCATGAACATCGCCGGCTGTGGCGCCGGCGGCAGTGGTGGCGGGTCGGGAGGAGGGGGCGGTGGAGGATCGGGGGGCGGCGGCTCAGGAACTGGGAACAGCGGCACAATAACCGGCTCCGGTGGATCGCCGTTTCCGGTGCGATTGGTGCGCCCCACGCCGTAGATCATGACTACTCTACGTGCCATCGTTGCTTCCAACCCAACGCCGGGCTGGGCCATGGAGTTTATTCTGCGCAAGGCTTTTTCTTTTCCCATATTCCTCGGCGCGCTGCTGGTGGCCGGTGTATTTGCCTGCGCCCGTTTGCTCCCGCCGGATCCAGACACGTGGTGGCACATCGCGGTGGGCGAGCAGATTCTGAGACAGGGCACGTGGCCAACGAAGGATGTGTACTCTTTTACGGTTTTTGGCAATGCTTGGATGGCGTACGAATGGCTGGGCGAAGTGGTCATGGCGCTTGCCGCGCGCCTCGGGGGGTTGACGGCGAGGACGGCGCTCTTGATCGGGCTTTCCAGCCTAGTTTTCCTGCTGCTCTACTACTATTCCTACCTGCGAAGCGGAAACGCTAAGGCGGGCTTTGTTGCCTGCGCGATACTGTTGCCGGTGGCGGGATTTTTCTTTACCCTGCGTCCACAGTTGATCGGCTACATTTTTCTCCTGATCACGCTGATCTGCCTGGAGCGTTTCCGCCAGGGTCGGCAGAAGTCCTTGTGGATGCTTCCGATAGTGTTCCTCATCTGGGTGAACACGCATGGTTCGTTTGCCTTCGGGCTCTTCGCGCTCGGCCTCTATGGGGTGAGCGGGCTCGTGAGTTTCCACTGGGGCGGGTTGGTAGCGGAGCTCTGGACGGTCAAGCAACGTCGCCACTTGGCTGTGACCTTTCTTTTGAGTGTCGTGGCATTGACAGTGACTCCATACGGGCTCCGCCTAGCTGCCTATCCCATGGAGATGGCGCTCTTCCAACCCGTGAACATCGCCAGCATACGGGAGTGGCAGCCGCTGAGTCCCGACCTGTTGATGGGCAAACTCTTCGTAGGTCTGCTGCTGCTCTTCTTTCTGGCCCACGTGCTCTTCCGCCCCAATTACCGCCTCGAAGAAATCGTGCTGCTGCTGTTTGCTGTCTTCTCTGCTTCCGTGCACCGTCGGTTTTTTCTTTTGCTGATCTTCCTCCTCGCACCGGTCGTGGCCACGCTGCTGGCCCGCTGGCTGCCCCCTTACCAGCCGACGAAGGACCATCCCTTGTTGAACGCCATTCTGATGCTGCTGGTTGCAGCGGGTTTGGTGGCATTCTTTCCTTCCCAGCGGGCCTTGGAAAGTGTGGTCGCGCAGAATTATCCCCAAAAAGCCGTGGGATACCTCCGTCAACACCCGGTCGGTGGGCCGATGTTGAACGAATACGGCTGGGGCGGCTATCTGATTTGGTCCCTGAGCCCCAATCACAGGGTTTTCATCGATGGTCGCGCGGACATCTACGAGTACGGTGGGGTGCTTTCTGACTACATGAGCATCACTCACCTGAAGCCCGACACGTTGCCCCTGTTACGCAAGCACGGTGTGGAGGCTTGCTTAATCCAGAGCGAGGCTCCACTGGGCACCCTCCTGGCGGCCATGCCGGACTGGGAACAGGTGTACAGAGACGAATTGAGCGTCATATATGTGCACAAAAAGAGTCACCCCTCCTCGGTCGGCGACTCAGAGCTGTCTCCCGGGAATCTTGCCCTCGCCACTTTCCGTCCCAAGCGTCTGGCACGAAATGCGACAAACGTCACAAGCCGCCGTCCATAATCGGTAACTCTTCGAGACTATTACCACTCGGCACATTCGCATAGAGCCGTGTAGGCCCTCTGGTTATCGCTTGATCTAAAGAGGGGAAGCCACTGAAGCAAACCCGCCTCTGTTTTGGAACATCGAGTGCTGCGGTGCTCCTTGGTCGAAGGGGCTGAACGACTGTCTCTTCGACTTGGAGGTAAATCCGAATGAAAAAGCTGCTAGCTCGCCTGTGGCGCGAGGAGGAAGGGCAAGACTTAACAGAGTATGCGTTGCTGTTGGTTCTGCTCTCCCTGGCGGCAGTGGTTTTCCTGACGCCTCTCGCGACCGCGATCAACAACGTGTTTTCCAACGCGGCAGCCAACTTGACCACCATCGCTCCCACGTAGGTCGCGTGAAAACACCGCCACTCTTTGGCTGCCGGGGAGCGTGTACCTCCTACGGCAGCCAGAGGGTGACGGACTAGAGAAGGCAGGGGACCATGACGCAAGTGGTGTGGGCGGGAGCGCTGGTAGTTGCCGTGGGGGCTGGCTGGCTGGATTGGAGGTCACGACGGATCCCCAACTGGCTCACCCTTCCGGCTTTTGTATTCGGCGTGGCGGCGAACACGGTGGCCGTGGGGTGGGAGGGGACCAAGTTTGCGCTGGCAGGAGCCGGTGTGGCGCTGGGTTTGTTGTTGCCGCTAGTGGTGCTGAGGGGTCTGGGAGCCGGCGATTGGAAACTTATGGGCGCTTTGGGAGCCTATCTGGGACCGAAACAAATCCTTTTCATCCTTCTAGGAACCATCTTTATTACAGGAATGATGGCCTTGGTGCAGATCACCCGGCAGAAGCGCTGGCGGGTGGCGCTGGGCAATTTGCGGGAGTTAGCTGGCGGGTTCTTCATTTTTGGCCTGCGGCCCCACCCAAGGATCACGCTGGACAATCCCGGATTATTGAGTTTGCCATTTGGCGTAGCGGTGGCGGTAGCGACCATTCTTTGTTATTGGGGGGCTCGCCACTAAGCGGGATTCTGGCAAGGAGGGCACGGCGATGAAGTGGAATCGAATGCTGATCGCGGCGGCAGTGGCGATCGTGGTCGGTTTGGTCGCCAGCAACTTTGTTTACAAGCAAATGAAGCAAGCCACGGTCGTGAAACCGGTAGCGACAAGCAAAGTGGTATTGGCAGCCATGAGACTACCCCTGGGGACACGACTGGAAGCAAAGCACCTCCGTCAGGTTTCCTGGCCGGCCAGTGACCCCATTCCAGGGATGTTCACCCGGATTGAGGATTGTGTGAATCGGGCATTGATTACCTTCGTTGTGGAGAACGAACCCATCTTGGAAGGCAAGCTGGCGCCTGAGAAAGCCGGAGCCGGCCTGCCCGCCACCATCCCTGAAGGGATGCGAGCGCTTTCTGTGGCAGTCAACGAGGTAGTGGGCGTGGCTGGCTTTGTGTTGCCGGGGACGATGGTGGACGTTTTGGTGACAGGGTCGCTGGCAGGGCGCGGGCGCGGTGACAGCAACAGCGTCACCCGCACCATTTTGGAAAACGTGCGGGTCCTGGCAGCAGGCCAGAAGGTAGAACAGGACAAAGAAGGAAAGCCACAGACCGTGCCCGTCATCACGCTGCTGGTGACCCCCGAGGAAGC
Proteins encoded in this region:
- a CDS encoding A24 family peptidase, whose product is MTQVVWAGALVVAVGAGWLDWRSRRIPNWLTLPAFVFGVAANTVAVGWEGTKFALAGAGVALGLLLPLVVLRGLGAGDWKLMGALGAYLGPKQILFILLGTIFITGMMALVQITRQKRWRVALGNLRELAGGFFIFGLRPHPRITLDNPGLLSLPFGVAVAVATILCYWGARH
- the cpaB gene encoding Flp pilus assembly protein CpaB, translated to MKWNRMLIAAAVAIVVGLVASNFVYKQMKQATVVKPVATSKVVLAAMRLPLGTRLEAKHLRQVSWPASDPIPGMFTRIEDCVNRALITFVVENEPILEGKLAPEKAGAGLPATIPEGMRALSVAVNEVVGVAGFVLPGTMVDVLVTGSLAGRGRGDSNSVTRTILENVRVLAAGQKVEQDKEGKPQTVPVITLLVTPEEANKLTMASTEGKIQLALRNTIDMKRTEPPAVLRTSLFAGPPQPRPRRVDTQPPPVVFAVEVIRGSKRETSTF